Part of the bacterium genome is shown below.
GAATAGCGTTCACACCAGGAGTCGACGAGAAAAAGTATGGAGAAATACTTCGGGAAGCTGTCTACGGAACAAGATTCAGAAAAATGTACCATGCCGAGGCAGTTATAGGGCTTCACCCCGACTTTATGGTAAAAGCTAACCTGCTCATTCCAGAAGGATTTGAGAACACGGTGCTAAATTGGCTTCTGAATTTCCAGAGCATAAACACCAAATACGCCGAGATGTATGCTAATTCCCGTCCGATAGAGGATTTCGAGATTTTCGTTTTCGCGGACCCCTACTGGGAACACCCAGACTTTCCTCTTGGACTCGCATTTTTTGACCCTACGCACAATGTGGCTGCACTTCTCGGGCTGCGATACTTCGGCGAGTTCAAAAAAGGAACACTAACACTCGCATGGGGAACCGCCAATAGACACGGCTATGTATCGTGCCACGGCGGACTAAAGCGATACGACGACCAGAAGATGGTTTACGCTTTCTTCGGACTCTCCGGTTCTGGAAAATCAACTCTCACGCACGCCAAACACGGGGGAAGATACAAGACAACCATAGTTCACGACGATGCATTCATAATAAATCTTGATGACGGCTCATCCATAGCGCTGGAGCCCTCATACTTCGATAAAACCGCTGACTATAAAATAGGGCACCCCGATAACAAATACATCCTTACTGCGCAGAACGTCGGTGTAACCGTGGGCGAGGATGGGAAAATGTATCTTGTTACCGAAGACATCCGCAACGGCAACGGCAGAGCGATAAAATCGAGGCTGTGGTCGCCTAACAGAGTTGACAAAATCGAAGACCCGATAAACGCTATATTCTGGCTTATGAAAGACCCTGCACTCCCACCGATAACCCGCATCGATGACCCGACGCTGGCGAGCACCATGGGCACTACACTTGCTACTAAACGAACCTCCGCGGAAAGAGTGGTCGGGGTAAGCCTCGACAAACTCGTGGTAGAACCGTATGCGAACCCGTTCCGCACATATCCGCTTAAGGAGGACTACACAAAGTTCAAGATGCTGTTCGAACGCGGCGTCAAAGCATACATCCTGAACACGGGACACTTTATGGGTAAAAAAGTCCCAAAAGAGTTAACACTATCGATACTTGAGCGACTCGTTGAGGGCAACGACGATTGGGTCGAATGGAAGGGAGTACCAGAATTCTCATACATGCCATTTGAAGGATTTGAGCCAAAAATGGACGACCCGGAATACAAGAAATTCTTCAAGGAGCGAATGCTTGACCGTCTCGAGTTCATCGAGAGCCGCGAGGAAGCCACCAAGGGATTCGACACGCTCCCGGAGGAAGCCGCGGAAGCTATAAGAAAAATAGTAAACAGACTATAGGCACAAAGCATTGGCAAACAAGTATTTTGACAAAATCCTAAATTTCCCTACATTATAACTACTGACTTTTTATTTCAAAAATGGCGAGAGATAGCAAAATAACTGTCAAGACCATTTTAAAGAAAAAGGTCGAGGGAGTTCCCATAGTT
Proteins encoded:
- a CDS encoding phosphoenolpyruvate carboxykinase (ATP), translated to MVFPSLHNKSEITSFRTIIETAFYRNNVHKISSVAEAYFLAKNSPGTIVTDIPIHKPEFHDLPSDAKILVFNDGAVVGRCAQARRIAFTPGVDEKKYGEILREAVYGTRFRKMYHAEAVIGLHPDFMVKANLLIPEGFENTVLNWLLNFQSINTKYAEMYANSRPIEDFEIFVFADPYWEHPDFPLGLAFFDPTHNVAALLGLRYFGEFKKGTLTLAWGTANRHGYVSCHGGLKRYDDQKMVYAFFGLSGSGKSTLTHAKHGGRYKTTIVHDDAFIINLDDGSSIALEPSYFDKTADYKIGHPDNKYILTAQNVGVTVGEDGKMYLVTEDIRNGNGRAIKSRLWSPNRVDKIEDPINAIFWLMKDPALPPITRIDDPTLASTMGTTLATKRTSAERVVGVSLDKLVVEPYANPFRTYPLKEDYTKFKMLFERGVKAYILNTGHFMGKKVPKELTLSILERLVEGNDDWVEWKGVPEFSYMPFEGFEPKMDDPEYKKFFKERMLDRLEFIESREEATKGFDTLPEEAAEAIRKIVNRL